A region of Gracilinanus agilis isolate LMUSP501 chromosome 3, AgileGrace, whole genome shotgun sequence DNA encodes the following proteins:
- the LOC123241138 gene encoding olfactory receptor 51I2-like yields the protein MKSWNSSVANSNSSNVLSSIFYLTGIPGYEEAHCWISIPFCLLYLIGIVGNSTILHIIRIDPSLHEPMYYFLAMLSLTDMGMSLSTLPTVLRIFWFNANEITFDAYVIQMFFIHSLSLMESAVLLAMAFDRYVAICNPLMYAVILTPRRIINTGVILLLRSTTLLPPLLVCLLWYPFCGSHVLSHSFCLQQDLIRLACADTTFNAVYGLTLVILFWGVDSIGIIMSYIFILRSVLRIASREERLKALNTCASHICAVFILYVPMIGLSMVHHFAKHSSPLVHILMANIYLLVPPVLNPIIYSVKTKQIRRGIFQILAPQRLLSTFK from the coding sequence ATGAAATCATGGAACAGCTCAGTGGCCAACTCCAATAGCAGTAATGTGCTCTCTTCCATCTTCTACCTCACAGGCATCCCTGGCTATGAAGAAGCTCACTGCTGGATTTCCATCCCTTTCTGCCTGCTTTATTTAATCGGGATAGTTGGAAATAGCACCATCCTTCACATCATTAGGATTGACCCCAGTCTCCATGAACCCATGTACTACTTTCTTGCCATGTTGTCCCTTACAGACATGGGTATGTCCCTTTCCACACTACCCACTGTGCTTAGGATCTTCTGGTTTAATGCCAATGAGATCACCTTTGATGCCTATGTGATCCAAATGTTTTTCATCCATTCTCTGTCACTGATGGAGTCAGCTGTACTCTTGGCCATGGCTTTTGACCGCTATGTGGCTATCTGTAATCCTCTAATGTATGCTGTCATTCTCACGCCACGGCGCATTATTAACACAGGAGTTATTTTACTCCTTAGGAGCACAACTCTCTTACCACCCTTGCTAGTCTGCCTCTTGTGGTATCCCTTCTGTGGCTCCCATGTCCTCTCTCATTCATTCTGTCTACAGCAAGATCTGATTAGGTTAGCCTGTGCTGACACTACCTTCAATGCCGTGTATGGGCTGACTTTGGTTATATTATTCTGGGGGGTGGACTCCATAGGTATCATCATGTCTTACATCTTCATCCTCCGCTCTGTGCTGAGAATTGCATCCCGAGAGGAACGTCTCAAGGCCCTCAACACATGTGCCTCCCATATCTGTGCCGTCTTCATTCTCTATGTGCCTATGATTGGGCTGTCCATGGTACATCACTTTGCAAAGCATTCCTCTCCTCTTGTTCATATCCTAATGGCCAACATTTACCTTCTGGTGCCTCCTGTGCTCAACCCCATTATCTACAGTGTCAAGACTAAGCAGATACGTCGAGGAATCTTTCAGATACTGGCACCACAGAGACTTCTTTCCACCTTCAAGTAA